From the genome of Dickeya aquatica, one region includes:
- the acrR gene encoding multidrug efflux transporter transcriptional repressor AcrR: MARKTKQQAQETKLQIMDAALRLFSEHGVSSTSLSDIATAAGVTRGAIYWHFKNKAELFDEIWARSESKIADFEIEYQAKFPDDPLHVLRALLIYMLRLTKSDVEWRSMMEIIFHKCEFVGEMLPTFNGRRELYLDCYSKIEVSLMKCIHQGMLPQDVNPRRAAVVLRAYLSGIMENWLFLPESFDLEKEAPYLVEGVIDMLRSSPAMRTINQSGE; the protein is encoded by the coding sequence ATGGCACGAAAAACCAAACAACAGGCTCAGGAAACCAAACTTCAGATTATGGATGCGGCATTACGCCTGTTTTCCGAGCATGGTGTGTCTTCAACTTCATTGTCTGATATTGCCACAGCCGCAGGTGTGACACGCGGTGCTATTTACTGGCACTTCAAAAACAAAGCTGAACTGTTTGATGAGATATGGGCGCGTTCAGAATCCAAGATTGCTGATTTCGAGATTGAGTATCAGGCAAAATTTCCCGATGATCCACTTCATGTTCTCAGGGCATTGCTTATTTATATGCTGAGGCTCACCAAGTCGGACGTAGAGTGGCGATCGATGATGGAAATTATTTTCCATAAATGTGAATTCGTCGGTGAAATGTTGCCAACATTTAATGGGCGCAGAGAACTCTATCTGGACTGTTATTCCAAAATTGAAGTCTCGCTGATGAAATGTATTCACCAGGGGATGTTGCCGCAGGATGTGAACCCACGTCGGGCGGCCGTCGTGTTGCGTGCCTATCTGTCCGGCATTATGGAAAATTGGTTGTTTTTGCCAGAGAGCTTTGATTTAGAAAAAGAGGCTCCCTACCTGGTAGAGGGGGTGATTGACATGCTGCGCAGCAGTCCGGCAATGCGCACCATAAACCAGAGCGGAGAATAA